The following proteins are encoded in a genomic region of Salvelinus namaycush isolate Seneca chromosome 12, SaNama_1.0, whole genome shotgun sequence:
- the LOC120056869 gene encoding uncharacterized protein LOC120056869, translated as MIQRSTENNRVFARMVRSKCRSDDTITRREGMLSSSSRRQSGDTPLKSGFTRGKLKRLFPKPLCARPKGHALSPINESTCTDHGSVSSTGPWMNRMLESNGTESTIHYSTEDGSISQVGVSSLLLDCDETDSADISSDTSSSSLPSPEQFRREKVYEEIVAFPSEEMLDLNVKNSTLLDVSDAEDIHMQQPPNLSSIIDSSQMNDGKDQEKSRLALPIRSTYSDKLFNAYVSVESTPLAGGVTVPSVPKKTQRPETIRPRKIKCRKRVKFSDSVTTEKMVVNNVEPVSDHTVSERIRDTVDNRETAAPEVVPQVLKRPTHHSPEQAKFFDFADKKERDTFFQKLRQRYSSVRSIFANVGGRSTDTFEDEGNVCSKI; from the exons AATAATCGTGTTTTTGCCCGAATGGTTCGTTCAAAATGTCGGAGTGACGACACCATCACAAGACGAGAAGGAATGCTCAGCAGCAGCTCCAGAAGGCAGAGTGGCGATACGCCTTTGAAGTCAGGTTTCACAAGAGGCA AACTGAAGCGACTCTTCCCTAAACCCCTCTGCGCACGGCCAAAAGGCCATGCTCTGTCACCCATAAATGAGTCAACATGCACTGATCACGG ATCTGTATCGTCAACTGGTCCCTGGATGAACAGAATGCTGGAATCAAATGGAACT GAGAGCACAATACATTATAGCACAGAAGACGGTTCAA TTTCACAAGTGGGTGTTTCCTCCCTCCTGTTGGATTGTGATGAGACAGACTCTGCTGACATCTCCAGCGATACTAGCTCCAGCAGTTTGCCCTCACCTGAGCAGTTCCGCAGAGAGAAAgtctatg AAGAGATAGTGGCCTTCCCCAGTGAGGAGATGTTGGACCTGAATGTAAAGAACTCCACTCTCCTAGATGTCAGCGATGCTGAGGACATCCACATGCAGCAGCCTCCTAACCTGTCCTCCATCATTG ACAGTTCCCAAATGAATGATGGAAAAGATCAGGAAAAAAG CCGTTTAGCGCTACCCATTAGAAGTACATATTCAG ACAAGCTGTTCAATGCCTATGTGTCCGTTGAAAGCACACCCCTAGCTGGAGGAGTAACTGTGCCCTCAGTCCCCAAGAAAACACAAAGG CCAGAGACGATTAGACCCAGGAAGATCAAATGCAGGAAGAGAGTAAAATTTAGTGACTCTGTTACCACTGAGAAGATGGTAGTGAACAATGTGGAGCCTGTCAGTGACCACACGGTCAGTGAGAGGATCAGAGACACAGTAGACAACAGAGAAACTGCTGCCCCTGAAGTAGTCCCTCAAGTCCTGAAAAGACCCACACATCACTCACCAGAGCAAGCCAAGTTCTTTGACTTTGCAgacaagaaagaaagagacacCTTCTTTCAAAAGTTGAGGCAGAGGTACTCCTCCGTGAGG AGTATATTCGCCAATGTTGGTGGGCGTTCAACAGATACATTTGAAGATGAGGGTAATGTTTG TTCAAAGATATAA